The DNA sequence TTGACATTGTAGTAAAAAACCACATGAGCGTGGTAGAAGATGAAGACGCAGCCCTGATCAAGGAACTGATGGGCGGCGAGGCCAAGAAAGGCGAGGCAGCGGCTGAGTCAGCTGAAGCAGCTGTTCCCCAGGCTGTTCCCGAAAAGCCCCTGAGCAAAGAGGAACAGGCCCAGGCCGATGCCAATGCCGAAGCACAGGCAAAAGTCGAGGCGGATAAGGCCAAGAGCATTGTCGAAGTCTACGAAGAAGAAATTGCGGAGCAGGTCAACAACCAGGCCAAGAAGAAGAAGCGCGGCCGCAAGAATGACCAGCAGATGGAAGACAAGGCCGTCGGCATCATCACCATGGGTGAAACCATCATGGTGAAGGAACTGGCGGACAAGCTGGGCAAGCCCTACAACGAGGTCATCAAGACCATGATCATGAACGGCGTCATGGCGGCCATCAATCAGGAAGTTGATTATGAAACCGCCTCCAAGGTCGCTGAGAAGTACAATGTCATGATCGACCGGGAAGAAAAGCCGGTTCTGGGCAATGAACTCCTCGATGAGGAAGTGTCTGACGATGCCAACCTGGTCAAGCGTCCGCCCATCGTGACGGTCATGGGTCATGTTGACCACGGCAAGACCTCACTGCTGGACGCCATCCGCTCTGCCCATGTGACGGATCAGGAAGCCGGCGGCATTACGCAGCATATCGGCGCCTATACGGTCAACGTCCAGGGTGAGAAGATTACCTTCCTCGACACCCCGGGCCATGAAGCCTTTACTCAGATGCGGGCCCGCGGTTCACAGATCACCGATATCGTCATCCTGGTAGTAGCCGGCGATGACGGCATCATGCCGCAGACCCGGGAATCCATTTCCCACTGCAAGGCAGCCGGTGTCCCCATGGTGGTTGCCATCAACAAGATGGACAAGCCGCAGTCCAACGCGGACCGGGTCAAGCAGGAGCTGACGGAATTCGGCATGATTTCCGAAGACTGGGGCGGCGACACCATCATGGTGGAAGTCTCAGCCAAGAAGCGGATGAACATCGACAAGTTGCTGGAAATGGTCGTTCTGACGGCGGAAGTCATGGAACTCAAGGCCGACCCCAAGCGTCGCGCCAAGGGAACAGTGGTGGAAGCGGAGCTGGACAAGGGCAGAGGCCCGGTGGCCACGCTGCTGGTT is a window from the Clostridiaceae bacterium HFYG-1003 genome containing:
- the infB gene encoding translation initiation factor IF-2 — encoded protein: MSKLRVYELAKELNITSKELIAILAEEFDIVVKNHMSVVEDEDAALIKELMGGEAKKGEAAAESAEAAVPQAVPEKPLSKEEQAQADANAEAQAKVEADKAKSIVEVYEEEIAEQVNNQAKKKKRGRKNDQQMEDKAVGIITMGETIMVKELADKLGKPYNEVIKTMIMNGVMAAINQEVDYETASKVAEKYNVMIDREEKPVLGNELLDEEVSDDANLVKRPPIVTVMGHVDHGKTSLLDAIRSAHVTDQEAGGITQHIGAYTVNVQGEKITFLDTPGHEAFTQMRARGSQITDIVILVVAGDDGIMPQTRESISHCKAAGVPMVVAINKMDKPQSNADRVKQELTEFGMISEDWGGDTIMVEVSAKKRMNIDKLLEMVVLTAEVMELKADPKRRAKGTVVEAELDKGRGPVATLLVQNGTLSVGDSILVGNTYGRVRAMFDDKGKKIKSAGPSIPVEVLGLSDVPQAGDRFSEVKDEKTARGMAQARVQKDRAHSQSSGRMSLEELYSQISEGVVKELPIIVKADVQGSVEALRGSLEKLSTDEVKVRVIHGGAGAINETDIILAAASNAIVMGFNVRPDNNAQALAEKEKVEIKSYRVIYNAIDDVRAAMIGMLQPDIKEVILGTAECRQIYKISAIGTIAGAYVTSGKMVRNAQIRLIRDGVIIFEGQLASLKRFKDDVKEVAQGYECGLSIERFNDLKEGDIVEAFEMKEVKRKEL